The Argentina anserina chromosome 3, drPotAnse1.1, whole genome shotgun sequence genome includes a region encoding these proteins:
- the LOC126787313 gene encoding uncharacterized protein LOC126787313: MHERGIEVAEDKAKAVLDAPAPGNKKELQSLLGKINFLRRFISNSAGKTAVFSPLLKLKANQEFQWGPAQQAAFDKIKEYLTHPPVLRLLQPGIPLKLYISASPYSIAGLLAQDGDGEGGKKIEHAVYYLSQTLLEAETRYSRIERLCLALYFAGTKLRHYMLSFTTVVVAQTDLVKYMLTRPMLRGRIGKWILVLSEFFLQYTPLKALTGQAVSEFLLHHPISEDIEDQNLVVSFVHTQPWVLYFDGSSPDHLSRAGVALVNPSIARHWYSFQLEWKCTNNQAEYETIIIGLELLLDLEVIEVEVLGDSLQVINQLKAQLATGIRLVDGVRERILKVQRRTLPSFMARKEVKDDWLVAVIDVIDVDWRQPNIQYLTDPSAPVDKRVRYCATNYVFRGGELLRRAEDGLYLRCIYGAEAKKCLREDYISFAQGCIECQMHGPVQNVPDVPLQPIIKSWLGRSWALDFIGEIHPNSSLQHKHILLATDFFTKWVKAIPVKTTSSEVEASNRVIMFILKRMLDANPRSLHTELDHTLWAYRTSKRTPTGTTPYALMYGHDEILPIEINVQSLRVREQHQLIDEDYVQAMYQEHEDLDSRWMEALDSLIAENKKIARLYDKRTRGRNFGVGDLVWKACLPYGERVDGRGKWSTKWEGPFVIDRVMGRLEDIAHRRCNSSHRVSKEVRNEHEALIGFGPKFGCLLPDARRLKNVERGSGRAAISSLTNPAPGRAHNAGQFPSGELQRREDVRVE, translated from the exons ATGCATGAAAGAGGTATTGAAGTCGCGGAGGACAAGGCAAAAGCGGTTCTAGATGCTCCGGCACCTGGGAACAAGAAGGAACTTCAGAGTTTGCTTGGGAAAATAAACTTCCTTCGACGCTTTATTTCCAACTCAGCTGGTAAAACTGCagttttttctcctttgctaAAGCTTAAAGCGAATCAAGAATTTCAGTGGGGACCTGCGCAACAAGCAGCTTTTGATAAAATCAAGGAGTACCTTACTCATCCACCTGTTCTTAGACTTCTACAGCCTGGAATACCGTTAAAGCTATACATCTCAGCTTCCCCTTACTCAATAGCAGGACTCTTAGCACAAGATGGTGATGGAGAAGGGGGTAAGAAGATTGAACATGCAGTTTACTACTTGAGCCAGACCTTGTTAGAGGCTGAAACTAGATACTCACGAATTGAGAGGTTGTGTTTAGCTTTGTACTTTGCTGGTACTAAACTCCGCCATTACATGCTGTCCTTTACCACAGTGGTGGTGGCACAAACTGATTTAGTGAAATATATGCTTACCAGACCTATGCTTAGGGGTCGGATTGGTAAGTGGATCTTGGTGTTATCAgagttttttttacaatatacACCTTTAAAGGCACTTACAGGACAGGCAGTGTCCGAATTTTTGTTGCATCATCCTATTAGTGAGGATATCGAAGACCAGAACTTGGTTGTTTCCTTTGTCCACACTCAGCCTTGGGTTCTGTATTTTGACGGCAGCAGCCCTGATCATTTATCAAGAGCAGGTGTTGCATTGGTTAACCCCTCTATAGCAAGACATTGGTATTCCTTTCAACTAGAATGGAAGTGCACTAACAATCAAGCAGAATATGAAACAATCATCATTGGCCTGGAACTTTTGCTTGATCTGGAAGTAATAGAGGTGGAAGTATTAGGTGATTCACTCCAAGTCATTAACCAGCTCAAGG CACAGTTGGCTACTGGTATCCGCTTGGTGGATGGCGTTCGCGAGAGGATTTTGAAGGTTCAGAGACGCACATTACCTTCCTTCATGGCAAGGAAAGAAGTTAAAGATGATTGGTTGGTCGCTGTTATTGACGTTATTGATGTAGATTGGCGACAACCGAATATCCAGTACCTCACTGATCCTTCTGCACCGGTGGACAAGAGGGTTAGATATTGTGCTACTAACTACGTCTTTCGAGGCGGTGAACTATTGCGCAGGGCAGAAGACGGCTTGTACCTGAGATGCATCTATGGAGCTGAGGCTAAGAAGTGCTTACGAGAG GACTATATCAGCTTTGCACAGGGTTGCATCGAATGTCAAATGCATGGGCCAGTCCAGAATGTACCAGACGTTCCTCTGCAACCAATAATTAAATCTTGGCTAGGTCGCAGCTGGGCTTTAGACTTCATTGGGGAGATTCATCCAAATTCTTCCTTACAGCACAAGCACATTCTACTTGCTACAGATTTCTTCACTAAGTGGGTAAAGGCTATACCAGTCAAGACAACATCTTCAGAG GTAGAAGCTAGCAACCGGGTGATTATGTTtatactcaaacgaatgtTGGATGCAAATCCGCGATCTTTGCATACAGAGTTGGATCATACGTTATGGGCTTATAGAACTTCCAAACGAACTCCAACTGGTACTACACCTTATGCCTTGATGTATGGACATGATGAAATACTTCCTATTGAGATTAATGTTCAGTCGCTGAGGGTTCGCGAGCAGCACCAGTTGATTGACGAGGACTATGTCCAGGCTATGTATCAAGAACATGAGGACTTGGATTCTCGATGGATGGAAGCTCTCGACAGCCTTATTGCAGAAAATAAGAAGATAGCACGACTATATGACAAACGCACAAGAGGACGGAACTTTGGAGTTGGGGACTTAGTTTGGAAAGCTTGTTTGCCTTACGGTGAGCGAGTTGATGGTCGTGGTAAATGGTCTACTAAATGGGAAGGTCCTTTTGTGATTGATCGAGTAATGG GGAGATTGGAGGATATTGCACATAGGAGATGCAATAGCTCGCATCGCGTATCAAAAGAGGTACGAAACGAGCATGAAGCACTTATTGGCTTTGGTCCTAAATTTGGATGCCTGCTTCCTGATGCCCGGCGATTAAAGAATGTTGAACGCGGCTCAGGAAGGGCTGCCATTTCCTCTCTCACTAATCCTGCACCGGGAAGAGCTCATAATGCAGGGCAGTTCCCTAGTGGTGAACTACAAAGAAGGGAGGATGTGAGGGTGGAATAG